The genome window CTTTCTTGGGATTTCATTAAGCACAAAGCTGTTTGTCAGTCTTATATCCTCAGTAACCCCCTAACTTTCATTCAGACTTGATAATCCAGTACAATGCAACATCTAGATGGAGCACGGTCAATTGATCACTCGTTTGTTCAAGTGTTCAAGGATGCTTTACTAAAACTATAAACTAATAAGAGCTCttaagaactgaaaaatgtgcTGATCATTGTTACCAACAGTCAGAAGTTATAATGGCTAAAGTAACTCTTATTAACTCAACTGCTTATTCAGCTTGTGGGAGAGTGACTAAGATCTCAGAGCTTGAGAGTTACTCTTTTTACATGCTTTGCTCAGGGTTGAACTTTTTATAGCACAAGATAAATGACATTTACATGgtgttattgtgacaataaTCCTGAAATATTCATctgttaagtgttttttttaattattatttttatgtcaaaacaaaGAGAATACAAGAATCGGTAGCAGAAAATAAGGGCGTTTTCGGCTGAATTTCCCCAACCACAGATAAGGAGCTAGTTCACGGCTAGTTGTGACACATTATCACAGTAATATCAATTTATGGTTTTTCACTCTTTACAGGTGTGTTTGCTCTCCTGTTTTTTCTGCGGAGCAGTTCTTGTGCCAACAGTTTACTCCGAAGGAACCAGCAGCCCTTCTGTCAGCAGTTTCCGGTGCGTGTTTGTGACTCTGGCAACGGCGAACAGGAAGACAGACGCTGAGAGACGTCTGAGCTGAGAGAGGAAACTGCTGCGGCTTCTTCGTCTGCCTCAGAATGACTGAGTTCTGGGTTTGTTTCAGTTGCTGCATTGCAGAGCAGCCGCAACCAGTGAGTGAGACATTTCCTCTGAAAAGTAACTGTTCCTGACTTGATGAAGCCTTTGCGTTTTAGTGGATACGTGTCATTTTTAAGAAGttattcaaatgtaattttgtgcAGTGGCCTGACATGTTGCATTTTAACATGCTGAAATAGCTTCAGATGTAAGTGGGACAAAATATGCATTGCATCTAATTGAAGGAAGTAAATTGTCAAATGAAACTAAATGAACATTTGTTTACTATGACTGCAGAATAATAATATATCTATGGAGTTGGTTGGAAACTaagcaaaaaaaggaagaaattttGTACAACTAATGTTAAATTCTGCTTTTAGACTGAAGAGGAAACATGTGGAATTTGAATAAATTTAGACCTATTATAGTACGTTTGTGTGGCTCAACTTTTCCAGCCATTTTGATTACTATGTAATTGTTAATGTTGCCACCTTCTGATTTTTAATTGTGTGCTTTTGAttaacagaaatacatttttagaacaTTAGTTCATCCAAACAATTATTGTTTGGATGTTGTATTTAATGAAGTGCCAACTTTAGTCTTTCAGAGGTTTGAAAgaatatatttgtttacattttcttcagaaaCGGCGGCGACGAATCGACCGCTCCATGATCGGGGAGCCAACAAACTTTGTTCACACCACACATGTAGGCTCGGGAGATATGGGCCATGGATTGGCATCAGTAAGCTTCATTCACTGTTCGCGGTTTAATCGACTGAACTCACCACACTGTGATCATTGGTTGCTTAACATTTCCAATCTTTTTGTAGGTAGATCTTGTTCAGGCTCAGATGAAGTCTAAAGGAGGCTACACACACGGTGGCTCAGAGGGCTCTCAATTGTAGTGAGGTGAGGCGGGTTTGCttccatttatttgaaaaaatcaatttatttcaaccagtattttttttctttgtgcttgtAATTAATAGAATCTGCAGTTTAGATTCTATTAATTTTTGAGTGTTTCTTTTCGGAGCAGAGCAGCATTCTTGATAGAGTCTGATAAGTAGGTTGCAATGTTTAATCCTGTCATCTCCTTTGAAagcttcctctgtctcttttacTGCAGTGTGTAAAATAATAACTCAAATCAACAAGTCCTCTCTGCAGACTTTCTGATACCGCAGCCTTTGGGCTTTTCGGtttaacacatgaataaatatCTACTTTAGAGCTAAAAGTCTCTGTTTCGACCCCACCCATCCTATGTCTCACCATTGACGGCACACATCTGCAAGCTgctcttgtgtgtgtttgaggaaACTGGAGCAATGAAACACAACACATTTATGCTGTGACTGATCATATTATACTGAGAAAATACTCCCCAAATGGGAGGAAACCAGTGGACTTTCTCCCCTATTGATAAACTTTGTTTTCGCTGGAAACAGCTTCAGCTTATCTTGAAACACTGACTTAGCGTGACAGTAGaatgtgtttatgtatttatttaattttagta of Xiphophorus couchianus chromosome 4, X_couchianus-1.0, whole genome shotgun sequence contains these proteins:
- the cdc42se2 gene encoding CDC42 small effector protein 2 — its product is MTEFWVCFSCCIAEQPQPKRRRRIDRSMIGEPTNFVHTTHVGSGDMGHGLASVDLVQAQMKSKGGYTHGGSEGSQL